The Streptomyces sp. NBC_01317 genomic interval GCTCATGTCGGCGTCGCACGACGAGAGTTCGGCGCTGTCGGAGTGCAGCGTGCCGCTGCGGGCGGCGGGCGAGCGGCTGCTCGTACGGGCGCAGCGAGGCGGTCACGTACGGCCCGAGGTGTCGATCGACGACCTGATGCAGCTCACGAACGCGATCGCCCTGGCGGCCGAACAGTCCCCGACGGACCCGGCCCTGGCGGACCGCCTCCTGACCCTGACCCTGACGGGCCTGAAACCGACGCCGACACCAAGCCCGTCCGGCGATTGAGGACACCACGACCCGCAGGCACCGACATTCCAAGCCCGTCCGGCGCTTGAGGACACCCACCCGCGCCACGATGGCGGGGCAGTCGCGCAACCCCGCACCCCCAACGGCGAGGCGGTCCCGGCATCCGCACCGCGCCTCAGCGGCGCCGCATGTCCGCCACCCTCGCCCGCTCCGACGGCTGCTGCTCCGCCAGAGCCGCCGCCGCGCTCCGGAGCTGCGGACCCGGGCCACCCGGTGTGTGCGTACGACGCTGGCCGGGAAGGGGTACGTCCCGGCGGGACCGGCCACCCGGCGGGACGCCCTCACCCGACGGGGAGCCGGATCCCGCGGGCCCCGCGCCCGCGACCGTGATCTGCACACCCTGGTCGGCGAGCGCCTGGAGCTCCGTCCCCGCGCGGTCGTCGTGCGCGGGCGGTTCGTCGGTGACCAGCCGGCTGATCAGGTCGGTCGGCACCGTCTGGAACATGGTGTCCGTACCGAGCTTGGTGTGGTCGGCCAGGACGACGACCTCCGCCGCCGCCTGCACCAGCGCCCGGTCGACGCTCGCCGAGAGCATGTTGGACGTGGACAAGCCGCGCTCGGCCGTCAGCCCGCTCCCGGAGAGGAACGCGCGGCTGACCCGCAGCCCCTGGAGGGACTGCTCGGCCCCGCTGCCGACCAGCGCGTAGTTGGAACCGCGCAACGTGCCGCCCGTCATGACGACCTCGACGCGGTTGGCGTGCGCGAGGGCCTGGGCGACCAGCAGGGAGTTGGTGACGACGGTCAGACCGGGGATCCGCGCGAGCCGGCGGGCCAGCTCCTGCGTGGTCGTACCGGCGCCGACGACCACGGCCTCGCCCTCTTCGACGAGACTCGCGGCGAGATCGGCGATGGCCGTCTTCTCCGCCGTTGCGAGATGGGACTTTTGCGGAAAGCCGGATTCTCGCGTGAATCCGCCCGGCAGTACCGCACCGCCGTGCCGGCGGTCGAGGAGTCCTTCTGCCTCCAGCGCCCGCACGTCACGCCGGACGGTCACTTCGGAGGTCTGGACGACACGGGCGAGCTCACGGAGCGACACGGCCCCGTTGGCGCGCACCATTTCGAGGATCAGTTGGCGACGTTCTGCAGCGAACACGAAACTGACAGTAACCCCAACGACCGTCTGCTTTCAGCAGTTTGCGGCGAATAACAGAAGTTGTACACAGACGAGCGTCCCAAGTGGTATTGGACGACCGGCCCCCGATCGGATCGCCGACCGGACCGCCGCTCCAACCGCCTGCGGTCAGGTCAGGCCTCCTCGGCCGCCCTCTTCGTGTGCAACTGCCGCGCCACCTCGGCGATCGAGCCCGACAGGGACGGGTAGACCGTGAAGGTGTTCGCGATCTGCTCGACCGTGAGGCTGTTGTCCACGGCGACCGCGATGGGGTGGATCAGCTCGCTCGCACGCGGCGCGACAACAACGCCGCCGACCACGATTCCCGTACCGGGACGAGCGAATATCTTGACGAAGCCGTCCCGGATGCCCTGCATCTTCGCGCGCGGGTTGCGCAGCAGCGGCAGCTTGACGACCCGCGCCTCGATCTTGCCGCTGTCGACGTCCGACTGGCTGTAGCCGACGGTCGCGATCTCCGGATCCGTGAAGACGTTCGACGAGACCGTCTTGAGGTTCAGCGGGGCCACCGCGTCCCCCAGGAAGTGGTACATCGCGATACGGCCCTGCATCGCCGCGACGGACGCGAGGGCGAAGATGCCGGTCACGTCACCGGCCGCGTACACGCCGGGTGCGGACGTACGGGAGACCCGGTCGGTCTTGATGTGGCCCGAGTCCTTCACCACGACCCCGGCCTCCTGGAGGCCCATCCCGCGCGTGTTGGGGATCGCGCCGACCGCCATCAGGCAGTGCGTACCGGAGATGACCCGGCCGTCCGAGAGCGTCACCTCGACGCGGTCGCCGACCCGCTTGACGGCCTCGGCGCGGGAGCGGGACATCACGTTCATGCCGCGGCGGCGGAAGACGTCCTCCAGGACGGCGGCGGCGTCCGGGTCCTCGCCCGGCAGCACCCGGTCGCGGGAGGAGACGAGCGTCACGCGCGAGCCGAGCGCCTGGTACGCGCCGGCGAACTCCGCGCCCGTCACACCCGACCCGACCACGATCAGCTCCTCGGGAAGCTCGTCGAGGTCGTACACCTGGGTCCAGTTGAGAATGCGCTCGCCGTCCGGCTGCGCGTCCGGGATCTCCCGGGGGTGCGCGCCGGTCGCGATCAGCACGGCGTCGGCGGTCAGCGACTCCTCCGTGCCGTCCACCGCCCGCACGATGACCTGGCGCGAGCCGTCCACGGCCTGCCGGCCGTCGAGCCGGCCACGGCCGCGCATGACCCGCGCGCCGGCCCGGGTGACAGAGGCGGTGATGTCGTGGGACTGGGCGAGCGCGAGCCGCTTCACCCGGCGGTTGACCTTGCCGAGGTCGACACCGACGACCCGCGCCTTCTGTTCGAGGGGAGGCGTGTCGTCCGCGACGATGATGCCCAGTTCCTCGTACGAGGAGTCGAAGGACGTCATCACCTCGGCCGTCGCGATGAGCGTCTTCGACGGCACGCAGTCGGTCAGCACCGACGCGCCGCCGAGCCCGTCGCAGTCGACGACCGTCACCTCCGCGCCGAGCTGGGCGCCCACCAGGGCCGCCTCGTAGCCGCCGGGTCCGCCGCCGATGATCACGATCCGGGTCACGAAAAAGTCCGCCTCGCATGGTCGACCCGGCCCATCGACACCCCGGCCGGGGTTCCGGGGGTGTCCCCGGGGGATGCAGTCGTACCCCATTGTCCCGCACGCGCCAAGTGGATTCGTCCCCGCCCGTCAGGTTCCTCCGTCCGAAGATCACCCGCCATCCGTTCGGGCGTCCTGACGGTGCACCGGCGGCCACGCCCCCACCTCCCGTACCCTCGGACCCATGTCGCTCTACGCCGCCTACGCCGGCAACCTCGACGCGCGGCTGATGTCCCGCCGCGCCCCGCACTCACCGTTGCGCGGGACCGGCTGGCTCAACGGCTGGCGGCTCACCTTCGGTGGGGAGCAGATGGGCTGGGAGGGGGCGCTGGCCACGATCGTGGAAGCGCCGCGCTCCCAGGTCTTCGTCGCGCTGTACGACATCGCGCCGATGGACGAGGACTCGATGGACCGCTGGGAGGGTGTCGGACTCGACATCTACCGGCGGATGCGGGTGCGCGTGGACACGCTGGACGGCAAGGAGCCGACCTGGCTGTACGTGCTGAACGGGTACGAGGGCGGCCTGCCGTCCGCCCGCTACCTGGGCGAGCTGGCCGACGCGGCGGATTCGGCGGGGGCGCCGCACGACTATGTGATGGAGCTGCGCAAGCGCCCCTGTTGAGCGGGGGCGGGGGTACCGGCAGGGCGCGCGACGGTGCTACGGGCAGGGCGTACGGACCGGCAGTTCGGCCGGATCAGCCCCGGCCGACGCACCCCCGGATCAGGCTTTGTCGTCGTACGGACAGACCAGCTTCACGCGCCGTACGTACAGATCAGGCCTCCCCGCCACGCGGGTAGATCAGCCTTTTGTCGGAAACAACACGTTAACGATCCCGGTACCGTCCCACCCGTCATCTACGCGCGTAGGGCACGACCGGCTACGCTCATCCGCGTGAACGCATCTGTTAACCCGGCCTTCGCCGACGGACCTGCCGACCCCCACGCCGCCGCAGCCGAGGCCGCCGGCCTCCTGCGCGAGCTCACCGGCGCCGAAACCCACGACGTGGCCCTGGTGATGGGCTCGGGATGGGGACCGGCCGTCGAGGCGCTCGGAGAACCCGAGGCGGACTTCCCGGTGACCGAACTACCCGGGTTCCCGGCGCCCGCCGTCGCCGGCCACGGCGGCAGGATCCGCTCGTACAAGATCGCCGAGAAGCGCGCGCTGGTCTTCCTGGGCCGTACGCACTACTACGAGGGCCGCGGCGTCGCCGCCGTCGCGCACGGCGTCCGTACCGCCGTCGCCGCGGGCTGCAAGACCGTCGTCCTCACCAACGGCTGCGGCGGCCTGCGCGAGGGCATGCGCCCCGGCCAGCCGGTCCTGATCAGCGACCACATCAACCTGACGGCGGTCTCCCCGATCGTCGGCGCGCACTTCGTGGACCTGACGGACCTCTACTCCCCCCGGCTGCGCACGCTCTGCAAGGAGATCGACCCGGCGCTGGAGGAGGGCGTGTACGTCCAGTTCCCCGGGCCGCACTACGAGACCCCCGCCGAGATCAACATGGTCCGGGTGATGGGCGGCGACCTGGTCGGCATGTCCACGGTGCTGGAGGCGATCGCGGCACGCGAGGCGGGCGCGGAGGTGCTCGGCATCTCGCTGGTCACCAACCTGGCGGCGGGGCTGTCGGGCGAGCCGCTGAACCACGAGGAGGTCCTCCAGGCGGGCCGCGACTCGGCGACGCAGATGGGGGCGTTGCTGACGCGGGTGCTGGAGCGGGTGTGACGTACGTGAGGCGTCGGACACCTCTGTCCGGCCCGGCACGTCTGCCCTAGGGTCACATCCCCGGGGCCGAGCCCCCACTCACCCGCTTCCCGGTCACCGGCCCTCAGGGCCCCCCGTCCCTTACATCCCCCCAGCCCGCAGGCGCCGGTTCCGGCGCGAGGAGGTATCGCCCACCGTGCAGCAGGACATCGTCACGCGCGCCAAGGCCTGGCTGGCCGAGGATCCGGACGGGGACACCCGGGCCGAACTCGCCGCGCTCATCGACGCGGGCGACCTGGACGCCCTCACCGAACGCTTCTCCGGCACGCTCCAGTTCGGCACCGCCGGACTGCGCGGCGAACTGGGCGCCGGACCCATGCGGATGAACCGCGCCGTGGTCATCCGGGCGGCGGCCGGCCTCGCCGCGTACCTCAAGGCACGCGGGGACGGCGGCGGCCTGGTGGTCGTCGGGTACGACGCCCGCTACAAGTCCGCAGACTTCGCCCGCGACACGGCGGCCGTGATGACCGGCGCGGGCCTGCGCGCCGCCGTGCTGCCGCGTCCGCTGCCGACGCCCGTCCTGGCCTTCGCCGTACGGCACCTGGGCGCGGTCGCCGGGGTCGAGGTCACCGCCAGCCACAACCCGCCCCGGGACAACGGCTACAAGGTGTACCTGGGCGACGGCTCCCAGATCGTGCCGCCATCCGACGGCGAGATCGCGGCCGAGATCGCGGCGGTCGGCCCGCTGGCCGGCGTACCGCGGCCGGAGGACGGCTGGGAGATCCTCGGGGACGAGGTTCTGGACGCGTATCTCGCCCGTACGGACACCGTCCTGACGCCGGGCTCACCGCGCACGGCGCGGGTCGTGCACACCGCGCTGCACGGCGTCGGTACGGAGACGCTCCTCGCGGCCTTCGCGCGCGCGGGCTTCCCCGCGCCGACCCTGGTCGCGGAACAGGCCGAGCCCGACCCGGCGTTCCCGACCGTGGCCTTCCCCAACCCGGAGGAGCCGGGGGCGATGGACCTGGCGTTCGCGACGGCGCGGCGGGTACGGCCGGATCTGATCATCGCCAACGACCCCGACGCGGACCGCTGCGCGGTGGCCGTCCCCGACGAGGCCGCCGAGGGCGGCGCGGGCTGGCGGACGCTGCGGGGCGACGAACTGGGCGTGCTGCTCGCGGCGCACCTGGTGAACAAGGGCGCGACCGGCACGTTCGCCGCCTCGATCGTGTCCTCCTCACTGCTCGGCCGGATCGCGGAGGCGGCGGGGGTCGGGTACGAGGAGACGCTGACCGGCTTCAAGTGGATCGCCCGGGTCGAGAACCTGCGGTACGGGTACGAGGAGGCGCTCGGCTACTGCGTCGACCCCGGCGGCGTACGCGACAAGGACGGCATCACGGCGGCGCTGCTCGTGGCGGAGCTGGCGTCCGAACTCAAGTCCCGGGGCCGCACGCTCGGCGACCTGCTGGACGACCTCGCCCTCGCGCACGGGCTGCACGCGACGGACCAGCTGTCCGTACGGGTCACGGACCTGTCCCTGATCGCGGACGCGATGCGCCGACTACGGGAGCACCCGCCGGTGACGCTGGCGGGGCTGGACGTGGTCTCGGCGGAGGACCTGAACGCCGGCGTTGGGCTGCCGCCCACGGACGGGTTGCGTTATGTCCTGGAGGGCGGGGGGTACCGGGGGCGGGTGGTGGTGCGCCCGAGCGGCACGGAGCCGAAGATCAAGTGCTACTTGGAGGTTGTGGCGGCGGTTCCCTCGCGGGGTGCGTTGGCTTCGACGAGGTTGTCTGCGACGGGCGTGCTTTTGTCTTTGAAGCGGGATGTTGCGGGGGCGGCGGGCCTTTCGTAGACGCCTGCCCGTTGTCCGTTGCGCTCACTGATTGTCCTCAATCGCCGGACAGGCGTTCTGGGGCCGGTGGGCCGCGGGTCTGGGTGACCGCGTTGCGGTTCGTGTTGTCCTCAATCGCCGGACGGGCTTGGTTGTGCCCGCTGCGGGCCGGTTGCGTAGGCGCGGGTTGTTGCCGGGGGCCGGGCAGGGGTCGTGTCCTGCACTGCATGTTTTACGTCGCGTTCGGGGACTCCGGACATTCACGGTAGTCACGCGACACAAAACACGCTCTACGTTCCGGACACGACCCCTGCCCGTCCCCCTTCCACGCCCGCGCCAAAACAACCCCGGGTCCGTCCGGCGTTGGAGGGCACGGGGGCACCATCCAGCCCGTCGGCGTTTGAGGACATCGGTAAGCCGCGCTCGCCCACCGGGCGCCAGGCGCTCCCCGCAGCGGGGGGTCGTTCGGCTCACCCTCGGCGTGAGGGGGGTGGGGTCGGAGGAGGTGCGTGTGTCCGGACGTAAAGCGTGTTTTGTGGCGCATGACTACCGGTGAGCCATACAAGTCCCTGAGGCGCCGTAAAACATGCAGTCCGGACATACGCACCTCCGCAGGCCCCACCCCCCGCCACCACGACAAACCCAGCCCGTCCGGCGATTGAGGACATCAGTAACCCGCGCCCGCGCACCGGGCAGAGGCCAACCCAAGCCCGTCCGGCGATTGAGGACAAGCAGGAAGCCAACGGACGACGGACGGACGTCAGCCCGTCGACAGCAGCACGACCAGGACCACCAGCCCCGCCACCGCAGGTGCGATCACCTCGTACGCCCAACGCGCGGCGACCGCCTCCCCCGCCCCCCGCAAAACACCCCGCTCCGCAAGATCCCGCAGCTCCACGACCGTGCGATCCGCCTGAGCCATCCGCGCCCCCGTGTCGTTCACATCCGCCGTGACGGACGTCATATTGTGCGGATCGTCATGCGCCTGCCGCGACTGCCGCCGCGCCACCCGCTTCCGCTGCCGCAGCGACACCGGTACCGCCCACAGCTGGTACTTGCCCGCGTCCTCCGTGAACACCTCGCACGAGTACCCGGCCCGGATGTCCTTCACGGCCGACCACTCCACGGTGATCAGCCGGAACGGGTTCCTGATCCGGAGCCGGTCCTCGCCCGCGAAGACCG includes:
- a CDS encoding PH domain-containing protein; its protein translation is MTSTDQPSEPTYADRVYRSSGGIAGGVMLLLLSVWLGGDALINGTGRTPWLALAGLLLVVPLVIAFTLRPAVFAGEDRLRIRNPFRLITVEWSAVKDIRAGYSCEVFTEDAGKYQLWAVPVSLRQRKRVARRQSRQAHDDPHNMTSVTADVNDTGARMAQADRTVVELRDLAERGVLRGAGEAVAARWAYEVIAPAVAGLVVLVVLLSTG
- a CDS encoding purine-nucleoside phosphorylase, which encodes MNASVNPAFADGPADPHAAAAEAAGLLRELTGAETHDVALVMGSGWGPAVEALGEPEADFPVTELPGFPAPAVAGHGGRIRSYKIAEKRALVFLGRTHYYEGRGVAAVAHGVRTAVAAGCKTVVLTNGCGGLREGMRPGQPVLISDHINLTAVSPIVGAHFVDLTDLYSPRLRTLCKEIDPALEEGVYVQFPGPHYETPAEINMVRVMGGDLVGMSTVLEAIAAREAGAEVLGISLVTNLAAGLSGEPLNHEEVLQAGRDSATQMGALLTRVLERV
- a CDS encoding DeoR/GlpR family DNA-binding transcription regulator: MFAAERRQLILEMVRANGAVSLRELARVVQTSEVTVRRDVRALEAEGLLDRRHGGAVLPGGFTRESGFPQKSHLATAEKTAIADLAASLVEEGEAVVVGAGTTTQELARRLARIPGLTVVTNSLLVAQALAHANRVEVVMTGGTLRGSNYALVGSGAEQSLQGLRVSRAFLSGSGLTAERGLSTSNMLSASVDRALVQAAAEVVVLADHTKLGTDTMFQTVPTDLISRLVTDEPPAHDDRAGTELQALADQGVQITVAGAGPAGSGSPSGEGVPPGGRSRRDVPLPGQRRTHTPGGPGPQLRSAAAALAEQQPSERARVADMRRR
- a CDS encoding phospho-sugar mutase; this encodes MQQDIVTRAKAWLAEDPDGDTRAELAALIDAGDLDALTERFSGTLQFGTAGLRGELGAGPMRMNRAVVIRAAAGLAAYLKARGDGGGLVVVGYDARYKSADFARDTAAVMTGAGLRAAVLPRPLPTPVLAFAVRHLGAVAGVEVTASHNPPRDNGYKVYLGDGSQIVPPSDGEIAAEIAAVGPLAGVPRPEDGWEILGDEVLDAYLARTDTVLTPGSPRTARVVHTALHGVGTETLLAAFARAGFPAPTLVAEQAEPDPAFPTVAFPNPEEPGAMDLAFATARRVRPDLIIANDPDADRCAVAVPDEAAEGGAGWRTLRGDELGVLLAAHLVNKGATGTFAASIVSSSLLGRIAEAAGVGYEETLTGFKWIARVENLRYGYEEALGYCVDPGGVRDKDGITAALLVAELASELKSRGRTLGDLLDDLALAHGLHATDQLSVRVTDLSLIADAMRRLREHPPVTLAGLDVVSAEDLNAGVGLPPTDGLRYVLEGGGYRGRVVVRPSGTEPKIKCYLEVVAAVPSRGALASTRLSATGVLLSLKRDVAGAAGLS
- a CDS encoding NAD(P)H-quinone dehydrogenase is translated as MTRIVIIGGGPGGYEAALVGAQLGAEVTVVDCDGLGGASVLTDCVPSKTLIATAEVMTSFDSSYEELGIIVADDTPPLEQKARVVGVDLGKVNRRVKRLALAQSHDITASVTRAGARVMRGRGRLDGRQAVDGSRQVIVRAVDGTEESLTADAVLIATGAHPREIPDAQPDGERILNWTQVYDLDELPEELIVVGSGVTGAEFAGAYQALGSRVTLVSSRDRVLPGEDPDAAAVLEDVFRRRGMNVMSRSRAEAVKRVGDRVEVTLSDGRVISGTHCLMAVGAIPNTRGMGLQEAGVVVKDSGHIKTDRVSRTSAPGVYAAGDVTGIFALASVAAMQGRIAMYHFLGDAVAPLNLKTVSSNVFTDPEIATVGYSQSDVDSGKIEARVVKLPLLRNPRAKMQGIRDGFVKIFARPGTGIVVGGVVVAPRASELIHPIAVAVDNSLTVEQIANTFTVYPSLSGSIAEVARQLHTKRAAEEA
- a CDS encoding gamma-glutamylcyclotransferase → MSLYAAYAGNLDARLMSRRAPHSPLRGTGWLNGWRLTFGGEQMGWEGALATIVEAPRSQVFVALYDIAPMDEDSMDRWEGVGLDIYRRMRVRVDTLDGKEPTWLYVLNGYEGGLPSARYLGELADAADSAGAPHDYVMELRKRPC